One region of Babylonia areolata isolate BAREFJ2019XMU chromosome 29, ASM4173473v1, whole genome shotgun sequence genomic DNA includes:
- the LOC143274925 gene encoding E3 ubiquitin-protein ligase RNF185-like, with amino-acid sequence MSTDASSPSNNPPSSGDNNSAEETNGTYECNICLETANDAVVSMCGHLFCWPCLHQWLETRRNRQTCPVCKAGISKDKVIPIYGRGNPNPQDPREKLPPRPPGQRSEPENSGAFSNFGFGGDGGFQFSFGIGAFPFGIFASTFNFNDGRPAPPAPGSPQEAEEQFLSKVFLWVGIIFIFWLLIA; translated from the exons ATGAGTACTGACGCTTCTTCCCCGAGTAATAACCCACCATCCAGTGGTGATAACAATTCTGCCGAAGAAACCAATGGCACATATGAGTGCAACATTTGCCTTGAAACGGCAAACGATGCAGTTGTCAGCATGTGTGGCCACTTGTTTTG TTGGCCCTGCCTACACCAATGGCTGGAGACGCGGCGCAACAGACAGACTTGTCCTGTGTGCAAAGCAGGCATTAGCAAAGACAAAGTGATTCCCATCTATGGCCGCGGTAATCCCAACCCGCAGGATCCTAG GGAAAAATTACCTCCACGTCCTCCAGGGCAGAGATCTGAACCAGAAAATTCAGGG GCCTTTTCAAATTTTGGCTTTGGAGGTGATGGGGGGTTCCAGTTTTCATTTGGCATTGGTGCCTTTCCTTTTGGTATTTTCGCCTCTACCTTCAACTTCAATGACGGCCGACCTGCCCCAC CAGCCCCAGGGTCCCCGCAAGAGGCTGAAGAGCAGTTCTTGTCCAAAGTCTTTCTCTGGGTTggcatcatcttcatcttctggcTTCTCATCGCATGA